DNA sequence from the Nicotiana tomentosiformis chromosome 3, ASM39032v3, whole genome shotgun sequence genome:
CACCTGAACCATCGGGGACCCCgaccaatcacaccaacaagtccataaacataatacggaccttctTGAATGCtcgaaacacataaaacaacatcgaaatcaagaATTGCACCCCAAAACCAACTTGAATCAactaatgaacttcaaacttttcaattacctccgaacgcgtcgaatcatacatagacaactcggaatgacatcaaattttgcatataagtcataaatcaccatacagatctattcacaggctcggaatcccaaacggacctcgatagcactaaagtctactccaaaccaaatttaaagaactagaaaacttTTCATGAGCTaattttcaacattaagcgctgaaacgctcccggatcacccgaaacccgatccgaacacacgcccaagtccgaaattatcatacgaacctattggaaccatcaaacccCGGTTTtgagttcgtttactcaaaacgttgacttaAGTCAAACTTAGTCATCTTAGAGAACTTTTAAGGAACTATGTGTTCCGATtccaacccgaacccttccaaacctgaaccaaccatccccgaaagTCATAGAACAGTAAGAGAACATACAGAGAGTTTTAATTAGAGGAACacggatctagaaagcaaaacaaccggTCAATTCATTACATTcactacctcttaaacaaacgttcgtcctcaaacgggtctagaatcatacctggagtgttgAACAAGtgcggatatctgctccgcatgtcctcctcggcctccaaAGTCGCCTCCTCggctggttggcccctccactggacctttaacGTAGAAATCTTAttggacctcaactgacgaacctgcctgtcaacaatggcaaccggCTCCTCCTCTTAACCCAAACTCTCATCCAGCTGAATCGTGttgtaatctaacacatgcgatctgtcggcatggtacttccagatcatagacacatgaaagaccgAATGAACTCCCGGTAGACttggaggcaaggcaagctcataagcaacctccccaactcgactcaacacctcaaataggccaataaacctcggaattagcttgcccttctttctgaacctcatgatacccttcatcggtgagactttcaagagatctttctcgcccaccataaatgataaatcgcgCGTCTTTTGATTCGCGTAACTCTTTTTTCTGGACTGtattgtgcgaagtcgctcctggatcaactttaccttttctaaggcatcctttaCTAAATTTGTGCCATATAACCTAGACTAAtgagctcaaaccatccaataggcgaacgacatcgccgatcatataaggccttatatggagcaatctcgatgctggactggtaactgttgttataagcaaactcggccaagggcAAGAATTTGTCCcactgctggcaatttagacatctcgctacatactcagctatgtccttcttcatccgccgccaccaataatgtcgCCTCATGTTGaaatacatcttcgtagaacctggatgaatagaataccgagaactatgtgcctcctctagaatattctccctcaatccatccacattaggaacacataggcgaccttgGAGTCGCAgtacaccatcctcaccgatagtaacctccttggcaccaccttgtagtatCGTCTCTCTAAGGACCAACAAGTGCGAACCATCGTACTGatgagccttgatccgctcaagtAATGAATACtaagccacaacacatgcaagaagtcgaccgggctctgaaatatccaacctcacaagtatgttagctaaggactgaatgtcaaAAGcaaatggcctctcctctgccgaAATGAatgacaaactacccatactctcggcctttctgctcaaggcatctgcaaccatattCGCCTTGCCcagatggtaatatcataatccttcagtaactcaagccacctacgctgcctcaaattaatgtccctctgcttaaacaaatgctgcaagctgcgatgatcgatGTAAACCTCACAGGTCACCCCATAGAgaaaatgcctccaaatcttgagagcatgaactatcgcggccaactccaaattatATATagagtaattcttctcatgggacttcagctgacgtgaagcatatgcaataactcacccctcttgtatcaatacacaacccaagcgaACGcgcgaagcatcgcaatatacggTATACATCCATGAACCGGAGGGAAACAATAACgctagtgttgtagtcaaagcagtcttgaacttctgaaagctcacctcgcaatcatcagaccatctgaACGGAGAACCTTTCAGGGTCAATCTattcataggtgctgcaatatatGATAAGCCCtctacgaaccgacgataataacctgttaaCCCCAAGAAACTTCTGATCTCGGttgttgtggtaggacgaggccaactctgtaTTTCCTCGATCTTCCCGGATCCACGTTAATACCCTCACCCGATACAACATACCACAAGAaagccacagaatctaaccagaactctcACTTGGATAACTTAACGTATAGCTTCTGTtcctgcaaggtctgaagcactaacctcaagtgttgctcgtgctcctccatactacgcgagtagatcaatatatcgtaaatgaagacaatgacaaatgagtcaagatatggcccgaacacccgattcatcaaatccataaatattgtcGAGGCGttggtcaagccgaaggacaacactaaaaactcatagtgcccatacCTGGTTCGGAAAGCCGTCTTTGGTACATCCGAAtcacgaatcttcagctgatgatacctagatcttaagtcgatcttagagaataccctatatcctacaactggtcaaataggtcatcaatgcgcgACAACGGGTACATATTCTTGATGATGACTTTGTTCAACTTGTGgaaatcaatgcacatccgcatactcccatccttcttcttcacaaacaacattggCTCACCCCAAGGCAACATACTGGGTCTAATGAACCCTtgtcaagcaactcctgaagtttCTCCTTTAACTCTCTCAGCACCTTGGGAGACATGAGATAAGGCAAAGTTGAAATAGGTTGGGTGtctggcaccaaatcaatgccgaaatcgatATCCCAATCCTGCGGCATACTTGGTAGATCAACAGGAAATACATCGAAAAGCTCTCGCACTACTGACACTAAATCTAACACGGGAGtttctgtagtagtatcccgaacaaaggccaaataggccaaacaacccttctggatcatatgtcgagccttcaagaaagaaataacccgactGGAAGTACCAACAGACGAACCCCTCTACTCTAATTTGGGAAACTCaggcatcgctaaggtaacagtcttagcATAGCAATGAAGAATGGCATggtatggagacaaccagtccatacccaggatAACCTCGAATTCAACCATATCAAGCAATAGAAGACCTGCTCTGGTCTCAAACCCACAAAAAGTCACCATACAAGATCGGTAGACCCGATCCACATCAATAGAATCACCCATTgtcatggacacatatacaggaatgCCCAAGGACTTGCGAGATACATCTAGAtaaggagcaaatagagatgaaacataGGAATAAGTTggtcctggatcaaataataccgaggcatcccTATTGAAGACAGAAAtagtacatgtgatcactgcatcggagGCGACTGCTTCTGTCCTGGCGaggaaagcatagaatctagacAGAGTGCCACCTGAGTGGCCTCCACccctagggcgacccctacccacctgccctccacctctgaCCGACCTGGCGGGCAGTGTGGTAGCTGGTGCGATAAGCGTGGGCTGATGGTCCTGTTTCTCGGCCTTACCCCGAAGtttgggacaaaacctcttcacatGGCCAagctccccgcactcgaaacaatctCTCGGATCAGTGGACTGCTGacttgaagtctgaccctgatggcctgaatacccactggtggaaccctgaatagccggcAGACAGTAAGTACTCTCTGGAATGGCACTGAAGTAGGGTCGTGCTGGAGCACTTCAAGCAAGTGGTGGTGCTGATTACACGGGACTGCTAGACTAACCCCTCATTAACTGACCTCTGCCCTGAGGTGGGGCACCACTGAATTCTCCAAACTATCGGGGCCGCTTGTCCCTCGGCGCAAACTCTCTGTTGCAGTTGCGAATACGCTCGATCCTTCAAGCTATATCCACAACCTGATGAAAGGGAGTCCCCATCTCTGCCTCACGGGCCATAAAAACGTGAATCTCAGGGTGCAGACCTGCAATGAACCTCAGTACCCTCTCTGCGTCTGTGGGGAGTGTAATAGCTGCATGGCGAGACAAGTCAGTGAATCTTGCCTCATAGTCAATCACAAATATATGACCCTGACGGAGTCGCTCAAACTGACCCCGAAGCTCCTCTCTCTCCGAAGGTGGTTTGTACTTCTCCAAGAACAGATGTGTAAATTGATCCCAAGTCAAtggaggtgaacctgctggccTGCTAAGGAGGTAAGCCTACCACCATCTGGGTGCCTTGCCCTCAAGCTGAAAGGCAGTGAAATCCACCCTGTTGGACTCTAATATTCCCATGTTCCGGAGCATTTCCTTGCACcggtcaatgaaatcctgggggtcctctgaccTCTTATCCCCAAAGTTAGGGGGTGAAGTCTAGTTCATCTGTCCTGCCGCTTCTGCTGATCAACGGTCGCGATTGGTACAGACTCTGGCATAGACGGTGTAACTAGCTGGGGGCCACCCGCAATGAGTGCAcctggggtctgatatacggcaccAGCGTGCCCTGGTGCCTGAGCtgtaggggtctatgctccccctcccacctgagatgtggttgggtcctGTGGAAATAAACCAGTCAGCATCATAGAGTCTATAAACCACATCATACatcccatgacctcctgaaatcccggtgcagtcaTGAAATCTATTGGGGCTGGCTCAGTTGTAGGTGCCTCGTCCTGCTCTTCAACAACAGGATCCTCTACAGGATCCACTAGTGGTACAATGGGAgaaactctaggatgccctcatcCTCTGACAGGAGCTGGGGCCCTCCcccgacctctgcctcggcctctagcaaccgGGGGAGCATCTCTTCTACCGCTTGGTACATCC
Encoded proteins:
- the LOC138907899 gene encoding uncharacterized protein encodes the protein MTAPGFQEVMGCMMWFIDSMMLTGLFPQDPTTSQYKPPSEREELRGQFERLRQGHIFVIDYEARFTDLSRHAAITLPTDAERVLRFIAGLHPEIHVFMAREAEMGTPFHQGSTSGYSGHQGQTSSQQSTDPRDCFECGELGHVKRFCPKLRGKAEKQDHQPTLIAPATTLPARSVRGGGQVGRGRPRGGGHSGGTLSRFYAFLARTEAVASDAVITCTISVFNRDASVLFDPGPTYSYVSSLFAPYLDVSRKSLGIPVYVSMTMGDSIDVDRVYRSCMVTFCGFETRAGLLLLDMVEFEVILGMDWLSPYHAILHCYAKTVTLAMPEFPKLE